TTGTAATCCATACCCTTGTAATCCCCATTCCTGCAACCCCTATTCCTGCAACTGCCAGACGTGCTATCAGACCTGCTACCGAGATACATTGGTATATATGACTTGCTATCCGGGAGGTATACAGTTTATTAATGGCTATCTTACCAGCGATTGCATCGGGGCATGCACGTTTGGGTTTTGCTGGAGAATGCAGTATCAGGTGCCTTATGACTGCAATCCTTACCTCTGCAACTGCCAGACGTGCTATCAAACCTGTTATGACACTTGTTATCAAACATGCTATGATACCTGCTATCAAACCTGCAGCGATGTTTGCGGCACGGATAATATGATTCCCTGCACCGTATCTCTGCGGTGTGTAGATTGCCAGATACCTGCTGCAGTTCTTTCAGCCAGTAGAATTTCGGCTTGTATGGACGACAGCATTCAGTTTGCCGCTACCGTTTATGGCGCCACGTGCAACACCACATATCTATGGAATTTCGGTACCGATGCACAGCCAACCTCCTCTAACCAGCTGAATCCGCCTCCTGTGCGATGGACTACCAGTGGAACAAAGCAGATTTCCTTCACTGTTACGGAACCCGGAGTGGGTAGCCACAGCGAATACCTTTTAATACACTACGCAGACATCCCATCCGGAAGCATTCTGAACGGGCCTTCAGTAGCCTGTCCAGAAGATACAATATTGCTAACGCTGGACTCAAGCTTACATGCTACGGATTATTATTGGAATATAAACGATGCAGTATTCTTTCCATCAGGGGACTCCGCATTCCTTGTTATGCCTGACTCATCGGTGACCGTAAAGGTTGTCCCCGCTAATGGATTATGCTTTGGAGACACCGTATCTCTACTGATTCGTGCACAGCAACTTGCGCCTATAGAGATCACTGCTTTGGGTGGTACGGAGCTTTGCCCGGGAGATACTGTTGTGCTCACTACGAGCTATTCAGGCGGTACGCTTCAATGGCAAAGAAACGAACAGGATATCGGCATATCCGGCAACACATTGATAGCACAGGAAGCCGGGCTGTATCGCCTACGGGTTTCAGATACATCTGGCTGCTTTGCTTACTCCAATGTAATTGCTATAGTAGAATATCCTGCTCCGGAAGGCAGTTTAACCATAACAGGACTGGCATGTGCAGGGGATACGGTTTGGCTCTCGGCTGATTACACCAATTTCTCCGCTCTGAAATGGTTCAGAAATGACTCCGTCATTCCCGGCATATCCGACTCACTGCTTCCGGTAACAACCAGTGGCACTTACTCCTTAGTGGTTTCAAACAGTTATTGTACAGACTCTTTATCTTCAGTTATCACCTTTCATCCTAAACCTATTGCCGATGCTGGCCCCGACAGGGAAATCTGTCTGCACGACACGGTGGTGCTAACAGCTACAGGGGGGATCCATTATAGATGGCACACCGGTGCACAAACAGCCCAAATAGCTATTGCACCCACGTATAGCATGCTCTTCATTGTGGAGGTGCTTGATTCAGCAGGATGTGCGTCTTTTGACAGCGTGCAGGTTATCGTGCATCCTCTGCCCCCGCCCCCGCACTTAGCTATCCATGGAAACCTCATTACTGCCGCCAGCTCTTATGCCGCTTATCAATGGTTTTTGAACGGAGCAGCCATCGCTGGCGCCACCTCTGACACACTGCTTATAGTCGCCTCCGGCAATTATTCCCTACAGGTTAGTGACAGCAATGGATGCACTATGCTGTCTGCACCTATATATGTAGAACTTACCGGACTCACACATCCTGTTGCGGCCGGTGTGCTCTACCCCAATCCCGTTCGGGACTTTTTAAAACTTCAGTTGCCCGCTTCAGAAAAATGTCGGTGGTATTGTCTTCAGAACATTGCCGGTAAAACGCTGGAATGTCAGACAACCTCGTGTGAGCCCATGAGAGTCATTGATCTGTCGGCCTACCCGGCCGGATTATATGTACTGAAAGTAGAAGGAGGCGGTATTTTTAAGATAGTAAAAGAATGAGCTTAGCCAAAAGGCCTGCAGTATTCCTCAAGCCGGGAAGACAGATCTCTTTGCAGCGCAAACACCCTTGGGTTTTCTCCGGTGCCATAGCGCGCATGGAAGGCCAACCATCAGCGGGAGATACCGTGGAGATTTATGATAGCCAGGGTCAATGGATGGCACGCGGTGCCTATTCTCCACATTCACAAATCAGAATACGGATATGGACCTTTGTGTCCGGGGAAGACATTGATGAAGGGTTTTTTCAGCAAAGAATAAAGCGCTCTTTAAGCTTGAGACAAGATATTTTACCCGACAGTTCGTCCTATCGGTTATGCTATGGTGAATCTGATAATTTACCGGGCATTATCATTGATCGCTATGAGCATTTTCTTGTTGTGCAACTCCTTTCAGCAGGTGCTGAGCGGTGGCGAAACGCAATTATCCATGCTCTTTGTAATGTTTTCCCTGCGCTGAGTATCTATGAACGCTCTGATTCAGAGGTGCGCACCAAGGAGGGTCTCTCTCCACGTAAGGGGGTGATTGCAGGGGAAGAACCTCCCAGCCTAGTGGAAGTCCGGGAGTCAGCGTGCCGTTTTTGGGTTGATATCCGCAATGGGCATAAAACCGGCTTCTATCTGGATCAGCGCAACAACCGGGAGAGACTACAGGCATGTGCAGCAGGCAAAGAGGTGTTGAACTGCTTTTCCTACACGGGCGCATTTGCTGTGGCCGCCCTGAAGGGGGGAGCCGTGCATGTGATTAATGCCGATACCTCGGAAGAAGTATTAAAACTCGCCACGCAGAATTTGCACCTTAATGGATTTGCAGAAACACAATTTGAAAACGTGGCCGAGGATGTTTTTTCTCTCTTAAGAAAGTACAGAAACCAAAACCGATTTTTTGATCTTATTATTCTTGACCCCCCTAAATTTGCTGATGCCAGGCGCCACCTGGAGAAAGCCGCAAGAGGCTATAAAGACATCAACCGGCTGGCTTTCCATTTATTAAAACCGGGAGGTTTATTGTGTACGTTTTCCTGCTCAGGCTTGCTGGAAGAACCTCTATTTCAGAAGATTGTTGCCGATGCGGCCCTGGATACCGGTAAGGAGGTGGCTTTGTTGCATCGCCTGGGTCAGGCGCCTGATCATCCGGTAGCCTTGAATTTTCCCGAAAGTGCTTACCTGAAAGGGTTGATCTGCCGGGTTGGCGGTTAATTTAATTTCCCAGTGCAACCACACAGCGGTTGAGCACAACATCCGTGCTTCCCAGCAGGTCGTCTTTTTTAATACCGTTACAAATGCCTTTCACCGAAACCATATCGCCCACGTTCAGGTCCTTAACTCTCTCATTATAGCGCGGATCCATCTGACAGCTTACATTACTGAGCGGATCCGCATCAATAGCCAGCAGCAACACAATAGTTGTATCTGCCGGACTGGCAATTTTGGCAATGGTTCCGTGCACCTGAACAACTTTACCTATATATTTTTCCTTAGCAAGTTCTTCGCCCTGTAAAAACTCAGCTTGCAGCTCCGATGCACTCAGGATAAAAGCCGGAGATGTTTTCTCCACTTCTTTATGCTGAGTAAATCGTGAGGTCAGATCCACCAGCGGTTTTACAAGCGGTATAATGACATGCCTGGTAAAGCGGCTCTCCGGCCACTGGGTAATAGAAAAAAACACAACTCCTCCGGTTATAAGTATAAGCAATCCAACAACCATTATACCTTGCACAATTATTCTCATAAATGATGTATTTTTGCCCAAGATACAACTCCGTTAGAAAATCCTAAAGCATTCATGTATGAAGCACCTGCCACTGGCAGTTATTCTGATTTCATTTATCTTTCTGTGGATGGCCTGTAGGAAAGACAATGTGAAAAAGCTGGAGTGCAATGCTACCGAAGGCTGCCAGTGGATTGAACAGGCTGATTCCTGCGCATGCAATGCTCTGTCTGCAGTATGCGATACAGGTTTTACCCTCAGCTATGCGAATGACATTGAGCCGATTCTGTATAAAAAACATGGCAACGAACGGTCCTGCTATGATTGTCATGACGCCAAATCACCAGATTTTTCCCGCGGACTGGGGATTCGCCTGGATGGATACAATGCGCTTAAAGTTTATGTTGACAATGGCCAGCTATTATGCGCCATCAAACAAACCGGCTGCTCCAATGCTGTCTCTATGCCCTACCTGGAGGGAAAAATGTCGGACTGTGACATCTTGAGGATTGAAGCCTGGATCAATCAGGGAGCTAAAAATAATTAGGGGCATGAACTTTGAACTCTATCGGGCTAAAAATATGAGAAATCTGCTTACAATAGTATTGTTTACTGCCCTCTCTCTTTCGTCCCATGCACAAAAATACTTTACCAAAACCGGACACATCTGGTTTTATTCCCATGCACCTCTGGAAGATATTGAAGCCCACAATTACCAGGTCTCCAGTATAATGGATGCACAAAGCGGAGAAGTAGTGTTTAAAGTAACGATGACCGGATTCCAGTTTCCCAATGCTTTAATGCAGGAACATTTCAATGAAAAATATGTGGAGTCTGATAAATTTCCGGAGTCGGTGTTTAAAGGTAAAGTAACCAATATCGCAGAAGTAGATTTTTCAAAGAATGACACTTTCAAAGTACAGGTAGAAGGGGAGCTGACCATTCATGGAGTTACCCGGCCTATAAAAGCTGAGGGCACTCTTACACCCAGGGAGGGCAAAGTGCATGTAGAATCCTTATTTCAGATAGCGGTTGCAGATTACAATATCAAGATTCCGGCTGCTGTGAAAGATAACATTGCTAAAATCATAGATATTCACGTGGAGGTCTTGTACGATCCCCTGAAATAATTTTTCAAACCCCTCTGCCTATGAAAAGCAGCTTTATTCTAAGCATTCTATTATTTGGTACCCTTATTTTACATGCACAGGATGACAATCTGCTTAAGCTGCTGGAAGAAAAAGAAAAGGAAGACAAGCCTAAAAAAGAATTTGTAACAGCTACCTTCAAAGCCACCCGTATTGTAAACGGCTATTCGGTAGAGCTACCGGCCAAATACCACCTGCAGTTTTATATTGCGCACCGCTTTGGAAACATCTTTGACAACGGATGGAGAGAATTTTTCGGTATTGACAATGCCGATATGCGCATCGGTGGCGAATATGGCATCACGGACTGGCTCAGTGCAGGATGGGGACGCAGTAGCGTAGGCGGAACCTTTGATTTTATGGCAAGAGTAAAATTTCTCCGCCAGAGCAAGAGTCCCCGCAAGATACCTCTGACGATGGTGTGGTTCTCTGACCTTGCCATCAGTTCGGCAAAGATGGCCGACTATGTTGAAACCAACCATCGCCTCAGCTATGCGCATCAGCTGCTGATAGCGCGGAAATTCACCCGCAGCTTTTCGTTGCAGATTATGCCCACCTATATCCACTGGAACCTGACTCAAACACCCCAGGAACGCAATGACCAGTTCTCTTTAGGCATCGGTGGTCGCCTGCTGGTTACTCCGAGCATCGGCCTGAATCTGGAATACTTTCAACCTTTGATTAAAACCGAAGATGGCCGATTTTATGTCGGCTCTCTGGGGTTTGCCCTTGACATAGAAACCGGAGGCCACGTATTTCAGATAACCATTACAAATTCTACAGGCATGATTGACCAGCTTTACCAGCTGGATAATGGCGGCTATTGGTGGGACAAATACCTGAGATTGGGATTTAATATCCACCGGAATATTTCCTTCGTCCGCGGTTAATGGTTTTAATAAAAGGCAGGTAGCTGTCTGGTCAGGCGCAAAACGCACAGATTTTCATATTCTGCACCTCCGTTTCATTTATTTTTCTATTTTTGCAATCCATTTTTTCAACCTAAAGCTTAAGCAGTTCATGAAATCTGCTCAGTATGAAACAACCCTTATCCTGACTCCTGAAAAGTCAGATTCCGAGGTGAGCAAGCTCATCAAGGGTTACGTCAAGTTTCTGAAATCCCATCAGGCTAAAATCATCCATGAGGAAAGCTGGGGCCTTCGGAATCTTGCCTATCCGATCAGAAAAAAAACAACCGGCTACTACTACATAGTAGAGTATGTTGCCCCTACCGAACTCATTAAAGATCTGGAATTAAACCTTAAGCGTGATGAGGCGGTACTGCGTTTTCTTACCGTAAAACTGGATAAATATGCCATTGACTATAACGAGAGAAAGCGCAAAGGACTAATTGGCCGCGAAAAGATTAAAGACGCTGACGCTGAGCCTTCAGAAAAAAAGCCGGTAAAGGAAGTCCAAAATACGGAGGAATAAATCATGAACGGGCAAACAACCAAAGACATTAAGTTTTTGACATCCCCGAAAATCGGGATGCGGAAAAAGAAATACTGCCGCTTTAAAAAGGCGGGCATTAAATACATTGATTATAAAGACCCTGAGTTTCTGCTGAAGTTTGTTAATGAGCAGGGAAAGATACTCCCCCGCAGACTTACGGGTAACTCCCTGAAATACCAGCGCAAAGTGGCTACAGCCATTAAACGCGCCCGCCATCTGGCCCTGCTACCCTTTGTCGCTGACCAGTTAAAATAGTTATGCCATGGAAGTCGTACTGCTACAGGATATAGAAAACCTGGGATCACAATATCAAATTGTGAAAGTGAAGCCCGGCTATGCCCGAAACTACCTTATTCCACGCGGGTTGGCTCTGATAGCCAATGAGGGCAACCGGAAAATGTCAGCCGAAAAGCAAAAGCAGGCCAAACGCAGGGAAGAGAAGCTCCTCAGCCAACTCCAGAGCATTGTGGACCAACTGAAAATGAATGCAGTTCGGGTAGGCGCCAAAGTAGGTACATCCGGAAAAATTTTCGGTAGCGTGACCACTTTGCAGATTGCCGAAGCCATCAAGAAACAGTTTGGCGTTACGGTTGACCGTAAAAAAATTACTATCCTGGAAGAAGACATCAAAGTACTCGGCACATACAAGGCCCTGGTGGACCTGCACAAAGATGTCAAAGTGGAAATTGATTTTGAAGTAGTTGCCGAGTAATAAACCAATAACCAACGCACGCAGACAAAAGCATGGATAACAACCCCACCTCCCTCCTCATCGGAGGAATGGACCCTCTTGCGCTTGCTGAAAAATACGACACCCCGCTTTATGTGTATGACACTGCCATCATGCGGGCACAATATGAACGGCTCATCAGCGCTTTTGAAAACACCCGCATCAAAATCAAATATGCCTGTAAAGCACTGAACAATACCAATATCCTGAAGTTCTTCAAGCATCTTGGATCAGGGCTGGACACGGTGTCTATTGAGGAAGTAGAGCTAGGTATTCGGGCCGGCTTCACACCAACGGATATCGTATATACTCCCAACAGCGTTTCCATTGACGAAATTAAAAAGGCCGTTGAATACGGTGTGCAGATCAATATTGACAATATCAGCATTCTGGATCAGTTCGGCCATATTTTTGGCAACAGCATACCTGTTTGCATCCGCCTGAATCCACACATCATGGCCGGAGGACACACCAAAATCTCAACCGGTCATATTGACTCCAAATTTGGCATCTCCATTTACCAGCTCCGGCATGTAGAGCGCATTGTGGCTTCCACCAATCTGCGCGTCAATGGCCTGCACATGCATACCGGTTCAGATATTCTGGACGTAGAGGTTTTTCTGCGCGGAGCAGAAATCCTGCTTGAAACCGCACAGCATTTTAAAGACCTTGAATTCATTGACTTTGGCAGCGGGTTTAAAATACCTTACAAGCCCAATGACATTCAGACTGACGTGGAAGCGTTGGGCAAAAAGCTCACCAGGCGCTTCAACGCATTCTGCAAAGAATACGGCAAAGACCTGGAGCTCTGGTTTGAGCCGGGAAAGTTTCTGGTCAGCCAGGCAGGCTTCTTTCTGGTGAAAGTAAACGTGGTGAAAGTAACCACGGCCACGGTTTTTGCCGGAGTCAACAGCGGGTTTAACCACCTCATCCGACCGATGTTTTACGACAGCTATCATCATATCCTGAATCTCAGCAACCCCGATGGCACACCCCGCATTTATACCGTTGTAGGCTACATCTGCGAAACGGATACCTTCGCCTGGGACAGGCGCATCAGTGAAATCCGGGAAGGCGACATCCTCTGTTTTCTCAATG
The Chitinophagales bacterium genome window above contains:
- the rlmI gene encoding ribosomal RNA large subunit methyltransferase I — its product is MSLAKRPAVFLKPGRQISLQRKHPWVFSGAIARMEGQPSAGDTVEIYDSQGQWMARGAYSPHSQIRIRIWTFVSGEDIDEGFFQQRIKRSLSLRQDILPDSSSYRLCYGESDNLPGIIIDRYEHFLVVQLLSAGAERWRNAIIHALCNVFPALSIYERSDSEVRTKEGLSPRKGVIAGEEPPSLVEVRESACRFWVDIRNGHKTGFYLDQRNNRERLQACAAGKEVLNCFSYTGAFAVAALKGGAVHVINADTSEEVLKLATQNLHLNGFAETQFENVAEDVFSLLRKYRNQNRFFDLIILDPPKFADARRHLEKAARGYKDINRLAFHLLKPGGLLCTFSCSGLLEEPLFQKIVADAALDTGKEVALLHRLGQAPDHPVALNFPESAYLKGLICRVGG
- the rpsF gene encoding 30S ribosomal protein S6; the protein is MKSAQYETTLILTPEKSDSEVSKLIKGYVKFLKSHQAKIIHEESWGLRNLAYPIRKKTTGYYYIVEYVAPTELIKDLELNLKRDEAVLRFLTVKLDKYAIDYNERKRKGLIGREKIKDADAEPSEKKPVKEVQNTEE
- the rpsR gene encoding 30S ribosomal protein S18, producing the protein MNGQTTKDIKFLTSPKIGMRKKKYCRFKKAGIKYIDYKDPEFLLKFVNEQGKILPRRLTGNSLKYQRKVATAIKRARHLALLPFVADQLK
- the rplI gene encoding 50S ribosomal protein L9, whose protein sequence is MEVVLLQDIENLGSQYQIVKVKPGYARNYLIPRGLALIANEGNRKMSAEKQKQAKRREEKLLSQLQSIVDQLKMNAVRVGAKVGTSGKIFGSVTTLQIAEAIKKQFGVTVDRKKITILEEDIKVLGTYKALVDLHKDVKVEIDFEVVAE
- a CDS encoding diaminopimelate decarboxylase yields the protein MDNNPTSLLIGGMDPLALAEKYDTPLYVYDTAIMRAQYERLISAFENTRIKIKYACKALNNTNILKFFKHLGSGLDTVSIEEVELGIRAGFTPTDIVYTPNSVSIDEIKKAVEYGVQINIDNISILDQFGHIFGNSIPVCIRLNPHIMAGGHTKISTGHIDSKFGISIYQLRHVERIVASTNLRVNGLHMHTGSDILDVEVFLRGAEILLETAQHFKDLEFIDFGSGFKIPYKPNDIQTDVEALGKKLTRRFNAFCKEYGKDLELWFEPGKFLVSQAGFFLVKVNVVKVTTATVFAGVNSGFNHLIRPMFYDSYHHILNLSNPDGTPRIYTVVGYICETDTFAWDRRISEIREGDILCFLNAGAYGYTMASNYNSRPRPAEVMIHEGKDYLIRRRETLNDLLVTELAADVTFRQEKSTAKV